The Polymorphobacter megasporae genome window below encodes:
- the acnA gene encoding aconitate hydratase AcnA: protein MTAVGQDSLKTRRTLTVEGKDYSYYSLPAAAEALGDISRLPFSMKVLFENLLRFEDGVTVTHDDLAAMVQWAHDRRSDREIAYRPARVLMQDFTGVPCVVDLAAMRDAMTKLGGDPAKINPQVPVDLVIDHSVMVDEFGTPAAFEDNMDLEYKRNIERYEFLRWGSSALKGFRVVPPGTGICHQVNLEYLAKTVWTSEAADGSMVAYPDTLVGTDSHTTMVNGLGVLGWGVGGIEAEAAMLGQPVSMLIPEVVGFKMEGTMSEGITATDLVLTVTQMLRAKGVVGRFVEFYGPGLDALTLADRATIANMAPEYGATCGFFPVDQATLNYLKLSGRDPHQIELVEAYCRAQGMWRDLTAPDPVFTDTLHLDLGSVQPSLAGPRRPQDRVLLGQADEAFETELASGYKKSGDESHKRVDVSGAEYQLGHGDVVIAAITSCTNTSNPNVLVAAGLVARKARALGLMSKPWVKTSLAPGSKVVTDYFAASKLQDDLDYLGFNLVGYGCTTCIGNSGPLPEPISDAISSGDLVACSVLSGNRNFEGRVSPDVRANYLASPPLVVAYALMGTMRNDMVTDPIGQTPDGTNVFLKDIWPTNQEVSDMVMSNVTADMFRARYSDVFAGDERWQAIKIEGGATYKWNPASTYVANPPYFEGMTMTPNAVDDIVAARPLAIFADSVTTDHISPAGNIKEASPAGRYLNDRQVSRAEFNSYGARRGNHEVMMRGTFANIRIKNEMVPGVEGGITRMLGEGGDNNGHGAQLDIFDAAEKYRAAGTPLVIIAGKEYGTGSSRDWAAKGTTLLGVRAVIAESFERIHRSNLVGMGVVPLQFADGVDRKTLGLTGDETFDITGMASLRPRQVVTVAFTRGDGTTGTFDTKCRIDTEQELEYFYAGGILPYVLRKLAA from the coding sequence GTGACCGCCGTTGGACAGGATAGCCTGAAGACCCGCCGGACGTTGACGGTCGAGGGAAAGGACTACTCTTACTATAGCCTCCCCGCCGCCGCCGAGGCCTTGGGTGACATCAGCCGCCTGCCCTTTTCGATGAAAGTGCTGTTCGAAAATCTGCTGCGTTTCGAGGACGGCGTCACCGTTACCCACGACGACCTCGCCGCGATGGTACAATGGGCGCACGACCGCCGGTCCGACCGCGAGATCGCCTATCGTCCGGCGCGCGTGCTGATGCAGGACTTCACCGGCGTGCCGTGCGTCGTCGACCTCGCGGCGATGCGCGACGCCATGACCAAGCTCGGCGGCGACCCGGCGAAGATCAACCCGCAGGTCCCGGTCGACCTCGTTATCGACCACTCGGTGATGGTCGACGAATTCGGCACCCCGGCGGCGTTCGAGGACAATATGGACCTCGAGTACAAGCGCAACATCGAACGCTACGAGTTCCTCCGCTGGGGGTCGTCGGCGCTCAAGGGCTTCCGCGTCGTCCCGCCGGGCACCGGCATCTGCCACCAGGTCAATCTCGAATATCTCGCGAAGACCGTCTGGACGAGCGAAGCCGCCGACGGCTCGATGGTTGCCTATCCTGACACGCTCGTCGGCACCGACAGCCACACGACAATGGTCAACGGCCTCGGTGTGCTCGGCTGGGGCGTCGGCGGAATCGAAGCCGAGGCGGCGATGCTCGGCCAGCCGGTCAGCATGCTGATCCCCGAGGTCGTCGGCTTTAAGATGGAAGGCACGATGAGCGAGGGCATCACCGCGACCGACCTCGTCCTGACCGTCACCCAGATGCTCCGCGCCAAGGGCGTCGTCGGGCGCTTCGTCGAATTCTACGGCCCCGGCCTCGACGCGCTGACGCTTGCCGACCGCGCGACGATCGCCAACATGGCCCCCGAATACGGCGCCACATGCGGCTTCTTCCCGGTCGACCAGGCGACGCTCAACTATCTCAAGCTGTCGGGCCGCGACCCGCACCAGATCGAGCTCGTCGAGGCGTACTGCCGGGCGCAGGGGATGTGGCGCGACCTGACCGCCCCCGACCCCGTGTTCACCGATACGCTCCACCTCGACCTCGGCAGCGTCCAGCCGTCGCTCGCCGGTCCGCGCCGCCCGCAGGACCGCGTGCTTCTCGGCCAGGCCGACGAGGCGTTCGAGACCGAACTCGCCAGCGGCTACAAGAAGTCGGGTGACGAGAGCCACAAGCGCGTCGACGTTTCGGGGGCAGAATACCAGCTCGGCCACGGCGACGTCGTCATCGCCGCGATCACCAGCTGCACCAACACGTCGAACCCCAACGTCCTCGTCGCCGCCGGGCTCGTTGCGCGCAAGGCGCGCGCGCTCGGCCTGATGTCGAAGCCGTGGGTCAAGACCAGCCTCGCGCCGGGGTCGAAGGTCGTCACCGACTATTTCGCCGCGTCGAAGCTCCAGGACGACCTCGACTATCTCGGCTTCAACCTCGTCGGCTACGGCTGCACGACGTGCATCGGCAACTCGGGCCCGCTCCCTGAGCCGATCAGCGACGCGATCAGCAGCGGCGACCTCGTCGCGTGCAGCGTCCTGTCGGGTAACCGCAACTTCGAGGGACGCGTCTCGCCCGACGTCCGCGCCAATTATCTCGCCTCGCCGCCGCTCGTCGTCGCCTATGCGCTGATGGGGACGATGCGCAACGACATGGTCACCGACCCGATCGGCCAGACCCCCGACGGCACCAACGTCTTCCTCAAGGACATCTGGCCGACCAACCAGGAAGTCAGCGACATGGTGATGTCGAACGTCACCGCCGACATGTTCCGCGCGCGATATTCGGACGTCTTCGCTGGCGACGAGCGCTGGCAGGCGATCAAGATCGAGGGCGGCGCCACCTACAAGTGGAACCCGGCGTCGACCTATGTCGCCAACCCGCCGTACTTCGAAGGCATGACGATGACGCCGAACGCGGTCGATGACATCGTCGCGGCGCGCCCGCTCGCGATTTTCGCCGACTCGGTCACCACCGACCACATCTCGCCCGCCGGCAACATCAAGGAAGCCTCGCCCGCCGGTCGCTATCTGAACGACCGTCAGGTCAGCCGCGCCGAGTTCAACAGCTACGGCGCGCGCCGCGGCAACCACGAAGTCATGATGCGCGGTACCTTCGCCAACATCCGCATCAAGAACGAGATGGTCCCTGGCGTCGAGGGCGGCATCACCCGGATGCTCGGCGAAGGCGGCGATAATAACGGTCACGGCGCACAGCTCGACATCTTCGACGCGGCCGAGAAATACCGCGCAGCCGGTACGCCGCTCGTCATCATCGCCGGCAAGGAATATGGCACCGGGTCGTCGCGCGACTGGGCGGCGAAGGGCACGACGTTGCTCGGCGTCCGCGCGGTGATCGCCGAAAGCTTCGAGCGCATCCACCGCTCGAACCTCGTCGGCATGGGCGTCGTTCCGCTCCAGTTCGCCGATGGCGTCGACCGCAAGACGCTCGGGCTGACCGGCGACGAAACCTTCGACATCACCGGCATGGCGTCGCTGCGCCCGCGCCAGGTCGTGACGGTCGCGTTCACCCGCGGCGACGGTACCACCGGCACCTTCGACACCAAGTGCCGGATCGATACCGAGCAGGAGCTCGAGTATTTCTACGCAGGCGGCATCCTGCCGTACGTCCTGCGCAAGCTCGCCGCCTAA
- a CDS encoding class I SAM-dependent methyltransferase — protein sequence MPNQAVERKAQSKLARQAARADLLPFLRAWIAAPLRVAAIAPSGPALARAITAEISAASMPVIEFGPGTGVFTQAILDAGVTADQLIMIEAGADFAALLRTRFPAVRIVEGSAGALHDVPLFGAGKVGAVVSGLPILSMPKPVVLAILDTAFSELRPGGAMYQFTYGFRCPVADSVLDALGLKASRTATVLVNAPPASVYKIERK from the coding sequence ATGCCGAACCAAGCCGTCGAGCGCAAGGCACAGAGCAAGCTGGCGCGGCAGGCGGCACGCGCCGATCTGCTGCCGTTCCTGCGCGCGTGGATCGCCGCGCCGCTGCGGGTTGCGGCGATCGCGCCATCGGGTCCGGCGCTCGCGCGGGCGATCACCGCCGAGATCAGCGCCGCATCGATGCCAGTGATCGAGTTCGGTCCCGGCACGGGGGTTTTCACCCAGGCGATCCTCGATGCGGGGGTGACCGCCGACCAGCTCATCATGATCGAGGCGGGGGCCGACTTCGCGGCGTTGCTGCGGACGCGCTTCCCTGCAGTTCGGATCGTCGAAGGCAGTGCGGGCGCGCTCCACGACGTCCCGTTGTTCGGCGCGGGCAAGGTCGGCGCGGTCGTCAGCGGCCTGCCGATCCTGTCGATGCCGAAGCCCGTCGTCCTCGCCATCCTCGACACCGCATTCAGCGAGCTCCGGCCCGGCGGCGCGATGTACCAGTTCACCTACGGCTTCCGCTGCCCGGTCGCCGACAGTGTCCTCGACGCGCTCGGGCTTAAGGCGAGTCGGACGGCGACGGTGCTGGTCAATGCGCCCCCAGCGAGTGTCTACAAGATCGAGCGGAAATAA
- the pal gene encoding peptidoglycan-associated lipoprotein Pal codes for MLHRASTLAIVAVLVGTAACSTKKKVLPPPPPPATAPMAPTMAPPSTSGSGDTGVGTTNLPGSIADFKATSGSDTVLFAYDSYDVDDTAKAILGKQAEWLARYPSVKVTVEGHTDERGTREYNLALGDRRASAAKNFLAAQGVNSSRIATISYGKERPVADGTDEAAYAQNRRAVTVVVSGAK; via the coding sequence ATGCTGCATCGCGCATCAACCTTGGCGATCGTCGCCGTCCTCGTCGGCACCGCCGCGTGCTCGACCAAGAAAAAGGTCCTCCCTCCGCCGCCCCCGCCCGCGACTGCACCGATGGCGCCGACCATGGCACCGCCGTCGACCTCGGGCAGCGGCGACACCGGCGTCGGGACGACGAACCTCCCCGGCAGCATCGCCGACTTCAAGGCAACCAGCGGATCGGACACCGTCCTGTTCGCGTATGACAGCTACGATGTCGACGACACAGCCAAGGCGATCCTCGGCAAGCAGGCCGAGTGGCTCGCGCGCTATCCGAGCGTCAAGGTCACTGTCGAGGGCCACACCGACGAGCGCGGCACCCGCGAATACAACCTCGCACTCGGCGACCGCCGGGCGAGCGCCGCCAAGAACTTCCTCGCGGCGCAGGGCGTCAATTCCAGCCGCATCGCGACGATCAGCTACGGCAAGGAGCGCCCGGTCGCCGATGGCACCGATGAGGCTGCCTATGCGCAGAACCGCAGGGCGGTGACGGTCGTCGTCAGCGGCGCGAAGTAA
- the tolB gene encoding Tol-Pal system beta propeller repeat protein TolB — MRTLPLLLALLVTTPALAVIRVDINSGTAQPLPVAVPAFATASAVATEAGTTAALGAQVASVIAADLGSSGLFRPLDPAAFTTTVAPADVTAPQFAAWRTIAAQALITGNVTANPDGGITVGCYAYDVFSSEELARQGFVTTAANWRRAAHKCADLVYSRLTGESGYFDSRIVYVSETGPKTHRIKRLAVMDQDGAGHRFLTNGQSLVLTPRFAPNQQTLTYMSFANNRPRVWIYTIGSGRQEAISDTGNMSSSPRFSPDGSTLVYSISQNGTTDIYKMNLASRGVTRLTNGPGISTSPSYSPDGSKIVFESDRSGGQQVYTMNADGSGQQRISFGEGRAGTPVWSPRGDLIAFTRLTSAKHRIAVMRPDGGGERLLTDAYQDEGPTWSPNGRVILFFRTAAGRSGKVDLHSVDLSGANERQIKTPLDGSDPAWSPLLP; from the coding sequence ATGCGTACCCTCCCCCTCCTCCTCGCCCTGCTGGTCACCACCCCGGCGCTCGCGGTGATCCGCGTCGACATCAACTCCGGCACCGCCCAGCCGCTCCCCGTCGCGGTTCCCGCATTCGCCACCGCGTCGGCCGTCGCAACCGAGGCCGGGACGACCGCCGCGCTCGGGGCCCAGGTCGCGAGCGTCATCGCCGCCGACCTCGGCTCGTCGGGGCTGTTCCGCCCGCTCGACCCGGCCGCGTTCACCACCACCGTCGCCCCCGCCGACGTCACAGCGCCGCAGTTCGCGGCGTGGCGGACGATCGCGGCGCAGGCGCTGATTACCGGCAACGTCACCGCCAACCCCGACGGCGGCATCACCGTCGGCTGCTACGCCTATGACGTGTTTTCGTCGGAGGAGCTCGCGCGGCAGGGGTTCGTCACGACCGCGGCGAATTGGCGGCGCGCGGCGCATAAATGCGCCGACCTCGTCTATTCGCGGCTGACCGGCGAGAGCGGCTATTTCGACAGCCGCATCGTCTATGTCTCCGAAACCGGACCGAAGACCCACCGGATCAAGCGCCTCGCGGTGATGGACCAGGACGGCGCGGGGCACCGCTTCCTGACCAACGGCCAGTCGCTTGTGCTGACTCCGCGCTTCGCCCCGAACCAGCAGACGCTGACGTATATGTCATTCGCCAATAATCGCCCGCGCGTCTGGATCTACACGATCGGGTCGGGGCGTCAGGAGGCGATCAGCGACACCGGCAACATGAGCTCATCACCGCGTTTCTCGCCCGACGGATCGACGCTGGTTTATTCGATCAGCCAGAACGGCACGACCGACATCTACAAGATGAACCTCGCCAGCCGCGGCGTCACCCGCCTGACGAACGGACCCGGCATCAGCACGTCGCCGAGCTATTCGCCCGACGGGTCGAAGATCGTCTTCGAGAGCGACCGCAGCGGCGGCCAGCAGGTCTATACGATGAACGCCGACGGGTCGGGCCAGCAGCGGATCAGCTTCGGCGAGGGCCGCGCCGGGACCCCGGTGTGGTCGCCGCGCGGCGACCTGATCGCCTTCACCCGCCTGACCTCGGCCAAGCACCGCATCGCCGTCATGCGCCCCGACGGCGGCGGCGAGCGGTTGTTGACCGACGCCTATCAGGACGAGGGCCCGACGTGGTCGCCGAACGGGCGCGTCATCCTGTTCTTCCGCACCGCGGCAGGACGCAGCGGCAAGGTCGATCTTCATTCCGTCGACCTGTCGGGGGCGAACGAGCGGCAGATAAAAACGCCGCTCGATGGGTCCGACCCGGCGTGGTCGCCGTTGTTGCCGTAA
- a CDS encoding cell envelope integrity protein TolA, with the protein MTERQSLVVVGLAHLILLAVLSLALTSVTPPLPAEDPTPVDVVALADVPKIPTPPKPSKAAAPEKTVEATAPPDPTPPTPKPEPAPTPEPTPEPVKEKPKPKVEPVEKPEPKPEKPKPEKPKPEKAKPAPKLLDAEALSNLLDKSLPKAKVKPLDTSALAKTIEKAMPKTARVDPRATATLIALIRSQVAPCWNPPIGGADVKKMTVLLHLDINRDGTIVGRPGIVSQTGVTSGNADYARAFAETARRAVLRCAPLKLPAELYDQWKAVEINFDPSEMT; encoded by the coding sequence ATGACGGAACGCCAGTCGCTCGTCGTAGTCGGGCTCGCGCATCTTATCCTGCTCGCGGTCCTGTCGCTCGCGCTGACGTCGGTGACGCCGCCGCTGCCCGCCGAGGACCCGACCCCGGTCGACGTCGTCGCGCTCGCCGACGTGCCGAAGATTCCGACCCCGCCCAAGCCGTCGAAGGCCGCCGCGCCCGAAAAGACCGTCGAGGCGACCGCGCCGCCGGATCCGACTCCGCCGACACCCAAGCCCGAACCTGCGCCGACTCCCGAGCCAACGCCGGAGCCGGTCAAGGAAAAGCCGAAGCCCAAGGTCGAGCCGGTCGAAAAGCCCGAGCCCAAGCCCGAAAAACCGAAACCGGAGAAGCCGAAGCCCGAAAAGGCCAAGCCCGCGCCGAAATTGCTCGACGCCGAGGCGCTGTCGAACCTGCTCGACAAGAGCCTGCCCAAGGCGAAGGTCAAGCCGCTCGACACCTCGGCACTGGCGAAAACGATCGAGAAGGCGATGCCCAAGACCGCGCGGGTCGATCCGCGCGCAACGGCGACACTGATCGCGCTGATCCGCTCGCAGGTCGCGCCGTGCTGGAACCCGCCGATCGGCGGCGCCGACGTCAAGAAGATGACGGTGCTGCTCCACCTCGACATCAATCGCGACGGCACGATCGTCGGGCGCCCCGGCATCGTCAGCCAGACCGGAGTCACTTCCGGCAATGCCGACTACGCCCGCGCCTTCGCGGAGACCGCCCGCCGTGCGGTGCTCCGCTGCGCGCCGCTCAAGCTGCCGGCGGAATTGTACGACCAGTGGAAGGCGGTCGAGATTAATTTCGACCCGAGTGAGATGACGTGA
- a CDS encoding ExbD/TolR family protein: MAMGMQSRRGRRAPMAEINVTPMVDVMLVLLIIFMVTAPLLVTGVPVDLPDSKASALKADDKPIQISLDGTGAVFIDDASIPPDTLAAKLSAIHDARTDDPRVYVRAARTLDYGRVMTVVGEVSAAGFRKVALVSAPAPAPKRK, from the coding sequence ATGGCGATGGGGATGCAATCCCGTCGCGGCCGCCGCGCGCCGATGGCCGAGATCAACGTCACGCCGATGGTCGACGTCATGCTCGTCCTGCTGATCATCTTCATGGTCACCGCGCCGCTGCTCGTCACCGGCGTGCCGGTCGACCTGCCCGACAGCAAGGCGAGCGCGCTCAAGGCCGACGACAAGCCGATCCAGATCTCGCTCGACGGCACCGGCGCGGTGTTCATCGACGATGCCAGCATCCCGCCCGACACGCTGGCGGCGAAGCTTTCGGCGATCCACGACGCCCGCACTGACGACCCGCGCGTCTATGTCCGCGCTGCGCGGACGCTCGACTATGGCCGTGTGATGACGGTGGTCGGCGAGGTCTCGGCGGCGGGGTTCCGCAAGGTCGCGCTGGTCAGCGCGCCCGCCCCCGCACCGAAACGGAAATGA
- the tolQ gene encoding protein TolQ has translation MPTVTVPGVLAKTAIDMSPLALFLQADIVVKLVMLGLIAASIWSWAIIVERSRRLSAINAQAKAFEDWFWKSDSLDALYDPAAKAKHPSARLFVAGMNEWRRSIARGKIDREGVRSRLTSILGVAIAREIDELGDRLSVLATIGSVAPFVGLFGTVWGIMRSFGAIAASQNTSLGVVAPGIAEALFATALGLFAAIPAVIGYNRLLHGLGRLEARLSAFAEEFHGLLSRQLDGMEER, from the coding sequence ATGCCCACCGTCACCGTTCCCGGCGTCCTCGCCAAGACCGCCATCGACATGTCGCCGCTGGCGCTGTTCCTGCAGGCCGATATCGTCGTCAAGCTCGTCATGCTCGGGCTGATCGCCGCGAGCATCTGGTCGTGGGCGATCATCGTCGAGCGCAGCCGCCGGCTGTCGGCGATCAATGCACAGGCGAAGGCGTTCGAGGACTGGTTCTGGAAGTCGGACAGCCTCGATGCGCTGTACGACCCCGCCGCGAAGGCGAAGCACCCGTCCGCCCGACTGTTCGTCGCGGGTATGAACGAGTGGCGGCGGAGCATCGCGCGCGGCAAGATCGACCGCGAAGGCGTCCGCTCGCGGCTGACCTCGATCCTCGGCGTCGCGATCGCGCGCGAGATCGACGAACTCGGCGACCGGCTCAGCGTCCTCGCGACGATCGGCTCGGTCGCGCCGTTCGTCGGGCTGTTCGGCACCGTCTGGGGGATCATGCGGTCGTTCGGCGCGATCGCGGCGTCGCAGAACACCTCGCTCGGCGTCGTCGCGCCGGGGATCGCTGAAGCTCTGTTCGCCACCGCGCTCGGCCTGTTCGCGGCGATCCCGGCGGTGATCGGCTATAACCGGCTGCTCCACGGCCTCGGGCGGCTCGAGGCCCGGCTATCGGCGTTCGCCGAGGAATTCCACGGCCTGCTGTCGCGGCAGCTCGACGGGATGGAAGAACGCTGA
- a CDS encoding YbgC/FadM family acyl-CoA thioesterase, giving the protein MTLPSTGSFERGVHRLPTRVYFEDTDLTGIVYHANYLRFMERARTEMLRALGIEQQAMMIAGDGYYSVYDLSLTYMAPARLDDVLTVRSWVLQVRAAATVIGQDVWRGATQLTRGRVTAAWLGMNGRPQRQPRDWARRFSDLQNEATQD; this is encoded by the coding sequence ATGACCCTCCCCTCCACAGGCAGCTTCGAGCGCGGGGTCCACCGCTTGCCCACACGCGTCTATTTTGAGGACACCGACCTGACCGGTATCGTCTACCACGCCAATTACCTGCGCTTCATGGAGCGCGCCCGAACCGAGATGCTCCGCGCGCTCGGGATCGAGCAGCAGGCTATGATGATCGCGGGCGACGGCTATTATTCGGTCTACGACCTGTCGCTGACGTACATGGCCCCTGCCCGGCTCGACGACGTGCTGACCGTCAGAAGCTGGGTTCTCCAGGTCCGCGCGGCGGCGACGGTGATCGGGCAGGACGTCTGGCGCGGAGCGACCCAATTGACCCGCGGGCGCGTTACTGCCGCGTGGCTCGGCATGAACGGCCGGCCGCAACGGCAGCCCCGCGACTGGGCGCGGCGTTTCTCAGACCTGCAAAATGAGGCGACCCAAGACTGA
- a CDS encoding LptA/OstA family protein: protein MKRFALILALVAAPLAAQSALKGHNADAPIDVDAKAIDVLDANGKAIFNGDVRITQGDMKLNADTVTVFYSRSKKGGSPEIERLDAQNNVKLVTPSETATGRYGIYDVSQKTITLVGGVTLTHGESVLHGQRLAIDLETGRSKLDGAGTAAAPGQPATTGGRVSGRFVVPQRNSK, encoded by the coding sequence ATGAAGCGTTTCGCGTTGATTCTGGCACTCGTCGCGGCCCCGCTCGCGGCGCAAAGCGCGCTCAAGGGCCATAATGCCGACGCGCCGATCGATGTCGACGCCAAGGCGATCGATGTTCTCGACGCCAACGGCAAGGCGATCTTCAACGGCGATGTCCGCATCACCCAGGGCGACATGAAGCTCAATGCCGACACGGTGACAGTGTTCTACAGCCGCTCGAAAAAGGGTGGCAGCCCCGAGATCGAGCGCCTCGATGCGCAGAACAACGTCAAGCTCGTCACCCCGAGCGAGACCGCAACCGGGCGCTACGGCATCTACGACGTCTCGCAAAAGACCATCACCCTCGTCGGCGGCGTGACGCTGACCCACGGCGAGTCGGTCCTCCACGGCCAGCGCTTAGCGATCGACCTCGAGACCGGGCGTTCGAAGCTCGATGGGGCCGGCACCGCCGCCGCCCCCGGCCAGCCCGCGACGACCGGCGGCCGCGTCTCCGGCCGCTTCGTCGTTCCGCAGCGTAACTCGAAATAG
- a CDS encoding LPS export ABC transporter periplasmic protein LptC: protein MTATAATATAATATAVRARAALPGGGWDRFVAVAKVALPAAAFVLMATIIIWPLTSAREFSFLLAKDKVAMSKERLRTDNAMYRGLTANNQPFEIRAGNAVQRSSAVPVIELSRLSADVTLDDGPARVTAPSGRYEIDHDLLVIAGPVRMDSTAGYTLNGADVRVSLLDQTVASDLPVTGTLPLGNFRGNNLRADIGGKRVTLGGGTHLHIVPASHRKAA, encoded by the coding sequence ATGACCGCGACCGCAGCGACCGCGACCGCAGCGACCGCGACCGCAGTTCGCGCGCGGGCGGCGCTGCCGGGCGGCGGCTGGGACCGCTTCGTCGCGGTCGCCAAGGTCGCGCTGCCCGCGGCGGCGTTCGTCCTGATGGCGACGATCATCATCTGGCCGCTGACCTCGGCGCGCGAATTCTCGTTCCTGCTGGCCAAGGACAAGGTCGCGATGTCGAAGGAGCGGCTGCGGACCGACAATGCGATGTATCGCGGCCTGACGGCGAACAACCAGCCGTTCGAGATCCGCGCTGGCAACGCGGTGCAGCGGTCGTCGGCGGTGCCGGTGATCGAGCTCAGCCGACTGTCGGCCGACGTCACCCTCGACGACGGTCCGGCCCGCGTCACCGCGCCATCGGGACGTTACGAGATCGACCACGACCTGCTCGTTATCGCCGGACCGGTGCGGATGGACAGCACAGCAGGCTATACGCTCAACGGCGCCGACGTTCGTGTCAGCCTGCTCGACCAGACCGTCGCGAGCGACCTGCCGGTCACCGGCACCCTCCCGCTCGGCAATTTTCGCGGCAACAACCTGCGCGCCGACATAGGCGGCAAGCGTGTCACGCTCGGCGGCGGCACCCACTTGCACATCGTCCCCGCTTCCCACAGGAAAGCCGCATGA